Within Pirellulales bacterium, the genomic segment GCGCAATGCGGAATTGAGCACAACGGCGAAGACCATGATCAGACCGAGCTTTACTTGCACGTTTCTTGGCACTCGCCCGGAAGGTGATCCCTCGCCGCCAGTCCCAAGCCCCCAGTCCCCAGCCCCTTCCCATGCCTGATCTCCGCAAAGACCCGATCGTTGGACGGTGGGTGATCGTGGCCAAGAGCCGCGCGCAGCGGCCGCACGATTTCATCAGTCAGCCGACGTTGCATTCGGGCCGCTTTTGCCCGTTTTGCGAAGGGAACGAAGACAAGACTCCCGGTGAGGTGCTGGCCTATCGCAATCAAGGGGCGGCGGCCAATCGCGACGGCTGGCGGGTGCGCGTCGTGCCGAACCGGTTCCCCGCCCTCGAGATCGAAGGGGAATTGAACAAACGCGGCGACGGCATCTACGACATGATGCGCGGCGTCGGGGCGCACGAGGTGATCATCGAATCCCCAAAGCATGTCCTCAGCACGTCCGACCTATCCGAGAAGCAGTTGCGCGAGGTTTTCTGGGCTTATCACGATCGGCTCGTCGACTTGAAGAAAGACCGTCGCCTCGTCTACGGGATGATTTTCAAGAATGTCGGCGCCGCTGCCGGGGCGTCGCTCGAGCATACCCACAGCCAGTTGATCGTCACCCCGATCGTGCCGGTCAACGTCCGTGAGGAGATCGCCGGGGCGCAGGGCTTTTACAATTACCGCGGCCGCTGCGTATTCTGCGACATGATTCATCAAGAACTGGCGAGCGAAAAGCGGATCGTGCTCGACACGCCGGGCTTCGTCGCCTTCTGCCCTTTCGCCAGCCGCTTCCCGTTTGAGACCTGGGTGCTGCCCAAGCTTCATTCCAGCCATTACGAAAACATCCAGAAACCGGCCGTCGATGAACTGGCCCGCGTGATGCGCGAGGTGATCAATCGGATCGAATTGGCGGTGGATCGCCCGGCGTATAATTACGTTCTGCACACGGCCCCGTTCGATTCGCAGGAATTGCCGCACTATCATTGGCACATCGAGATCATTCCGCGGCTGACGAACACGGCGGGATTCGAATGGGGCACCGGGTTTTACATCAATCCCGTACCGCCGGAAGAGGCCGCCGCGTTTCAGCGGGAAGTCGAACAACCATCCCCCGACTTGCCGACGCTTCCGGCTAGGAAAAATGGGCAGGCGAAATGAACGCAGACCGCAACGTTTCGTCGTCCTCTTATACGGATTATCCGAGTTGCACCGCTCCGATCGCAAGGATTCTTGCACCTTCGCTAGATA encodes:
- the galT gene encoding galactose-1-phosphate uridylyltransferase, encoding MPDLRKDPIVGRWVIVAKSRAQRPHDFISQPTLHSGRFCPFCEGNEDKTPGEVLAYRNQGAAANRDGWRVRVVPNRFPALEIEGELNKRGDGIYDMMRGVGAHEVIIESPKHVLSTSDLSEKQLREVFWAYHDRLVDLKKDRRLVYGMIFKNVGAAAGASLEHTHSQLIVTPIVPVNVREEIAGAQGFYNYRGRCVFCDMIHQELASEKRIVLDTPGFVAFCPFASRFPFETWVLPKLHSSHYENIQKPAVDELARVMREVINRIELAVDRPAYNYVLHTAPFDSQELPHYHWHIEIIPRLTNTAGFEWGTGFYINPVPPEEAAAFQREVEQPSPDLPTLPARKNGQAK